From the Carya illinoinensis cultivar Pawnee chromosome 4, C.illinoinensisPawnee_v1, whole genome shotgun sequence genome, one window contains:
- the LOC122306511 gene encoding cucumber peeling cupredoxin-like codes for MGRQRLFIMYCLVLIVVALNIIEAATAATIFEVGGSLGWTVPPNTSYYATWASSKTFAVGDTLEFKWNSTHNVLEVTTKAEYDGCTKSNGVLKETSPTVINVTAGTHYFICSIGTHCVNGQKLAVTSVGSANTPTTPPGSSALPTSSVVLPAILSTTAISFLVIFVI; via the exons ATGGGTCGTCAACGATTGTTCATCATGTACTGCTTGGTCTTGATCGTAGTTGCTCTCAATATCATAGAGGCTGCAACTGCTGCAACAATATTCGAGGTTGGAGGCAGCCTAGGATGGACCGTACCTCCGAACACCTCATATTACGCCACCTGGGCTAGCTCCAAGACATTTGCCGTCGGCGACACCTTGG AATTCAAATGGAATTCGACGCACAATGTGTTGGAAGTGACGACAAAAGCTGAATACGACGGCTGCACAAAGTCGAATGGGGTACTTAAGGAAACCAGTCCTACAGTTATAAACGTTACCGCTGGCACGCACTACTTCATCTGCAGTATCGGTACTCACTGTGTAAACGGCCAGAAGCTAGCTGTGACGTCCGTGGGATCAGCCAACACACCCACAACACCACCCGGATCCTCAGCCTTGCCCACTTCTTCTGTCGTCTTACCTGCAATTCTGTCCACCACAGCCATCTCTTTCTTGGTCATCTTCGTTATCTAA